From Microplitis mediator isolate UGA2020A chromosome 11, iyMicMedi2.1, whole genome shotgun sequence, one genomic window encodes:
- the LOC130677304 gene encoding nucleoporin Nup37, with product MDEVLACPPTYKLNFPEQVHAVEFSPFEWSQNLICIAFDEEVSVGSIKFPDNDDVEEVIFSPLRTFHHETRIHSLAWSPETSLSVVPKVLSFGVAGSDFKIRLFNSDLNEKDVFEVLEGHKDYINAIAYESEGELLASVSDDHTCKLWAVKETPKLVATFYLKSPGMSVCWHNEESGKLLVAEKNGLIRLYNVRSQKAIMSMDAGVVPLMSADWSLNPLKVACVSAGELLVWDVSRPSRPVFSRTLHTEGSLVIKFSRGNENLVAGIGRPDNILKVINLKTKHVVLSGKLKLIGGLNWHYKLPYVCAGSDRELLFWRVSS from the exons ATGGATGAAGTATTAGCGTGTCCACcgacttataaattaaattttcctgAACAAGTTCATGCAGTTGAATTTTCCCCTTTTGAATGGTCACAAAATTTGATTTGTATCGCTTTCGACGAAGAAGTGTCAGTTGGAAGTATCAAATTCCCG GACAATGATGATGTAGaagaagttattttttctccacTACGTACATTCCATCATGAAACTCGGATTCATTCGCTAGCATGGAGTCCAGAAACGTCATTGAGTGTCGTACCTAAAGTATTATCATTTGGAGTTGCCGGTTCTGACTTTAAAATAAGATTGTTCAACAGTGATTTGAATGAGAAAGACGTTTTCgag GTTCTAGAAGGGCACAAAGATTATATTAACGCGATAGCATACGAATCAGAGGGTGAACTGTTAGCATCAGTATCAGATGATCACACGTGTAAACTATGGGCAGTAAAAGAAACTCCAAAATTAGTAGCAACTTTCTACTTAAAATCTCCTGGGATGAGTGTCTGCTGGCACAATGAAGAGTCCGGCAAGCTGTTGGTTGCTGAAAAAAATGGACTCATACGTCTGTATAATGTAAGGAGTCAAAAAGCCATAATGTCAATGGACGCCGGTGTCGTTCCACTCATGTCTGCCGACTGGAGCCTCAATCCCCTGAAAGTCGCTTGCGTTTCCGCTGGCGAATTACTTGTCTGGGATGTCTCTCGGCCCAG CCGACCAGTTTTCAGCCGCACGCTTCATACAGAAGGTAGtttggtaattaaattttcacggGGCAATGAGAATCTGGTGGCGGGTATCGGCCGACCGGACAATATacttaaagttattaatttaaaaacaaaacatgTTGTACTGAGTGGTAAATTAAAACTCATTGGTGGTCTTAATTGGCACTACAAGTTACCATACGTGTGCGCTGGTAGTGACAGAGAATTATTATTCTGGCGTGTTAgttcataa